In Brassica rapa cultivar Chiifu-401-42 chromosome A06, CAAS_Brap_v3.01, whole genome shotgun sequence, a single window of DNA contains:
- the LOC103871737 gene encoding ras-related protein RABA2a, whose amino-acid sequence MARRPEEEYDYLFKVVLIGDSGVGKSNLLSRFTRNEFCLESKSTIGVEFATRTLQVEGRTVKAQIWDTAGQERYRAITSAYYRGALGALLVYDVTKPTTFENVSRWLKELRDHADSNIVIMLIGNKTDLKHLRAVATEDAQSYAEKEGLSFIETSALEALNVEKAFQTILSEIYRIISKKSISSDQANANANVKEGHTIDVAASSESNTKKPCCSSS is encoded by the exons ATGGCGAGAAGACCGGAAGAAGAATACGACTACTTGTTCAAAGTGGTTCTCATCGGAGACTCCGGCGTCGGCAAGTCGAATCTCCTCTCTAGATTCACTCGCAACGAGTTCTGCTTGGAATCCAAATCCACCATCGGTGTTGAATTCGCCACTCGTACTCTCCAA GTGGAAGGAAGGACGGTGAAAGCTCAGATATGGGACACGGCTGGGCAAGAACGATACAGAGCCATCACCAGCGCCTACTACAGAGGTGCGCTTGGTGCGCTCTTGGTCTACGACGTAACCAAACCAACAACGTTTGAGAACGTTAGCCGGTGGTTGAAAGAGCTCAGAGACCATGCGGATTCCAACATCGTCATCATGTTGATCGGAAACAAGACAGATCTGAAGCATCTCAGAGCTGTTGCCACAGAGGATGCTCAGAGCTACGCGGAGAAAGAAGGGTTGTCTTTCATCGAGACGTCGGCTCTCGAGGCGTTGAACGTGGAGAAGGCCTTTCAGACGATTCTCTCCGAGATTTACAGGATCATCAGCAAGAAATCGATATCTTCAGACCAGGCAAATGCGAATGCTAACGTCAAGGAAGGTCACACTATCGATGTCGCTGCCTCTTCTGAATCAAACACTAAGAAGCCTTGTTGCTCTTCTTCCTGA